A genome region from Myxococcales bacterium includes the following:
- the trmFO gene encoding methylenetetrahydrofolate--tRNA-(uracil(54)-C(5))-methyltransferase (FADH(2)-oxidizing) TrmFO encodes MPSWRDPDVTVVGGGMAGCEAAWQLAELGFKVALCESKPTAMSPAHQTPLLGELVCSNSLRSDDADTPAGLLKRELRAAGSLLMACAGRHRVPAGAALAVDRFGFGRAITVALAMHPRIRIERRAVDAWPTGPVVVATGPLTAGPIGALIRRELGGDRMYFYDAIAPIVAADSIDLDHAFRASRWNRESEPEGGDSGEASVGDYINCPIDKPTYLAFVAAVKAGRQVVPHEFEEPRYFESCLPIEVMADRGEDTLRYGPMRPVGLTDPRTGRWPYAVVQLRPENRYLTAYNLVGFQTRLAYPEQARIFAMVPALAHAEWLRFGSIHRNTYVDAPRLLGDAFELKAEPRVRLAGLLTGVEGYIESCAMGLVCAHLFADEQAGRSLAPPPPTSMMGALYQHVRTPRGPKERYGPTNVNFGLLPPAPGNLKAKDQRRRAQLVRAIADFDAWAAARRVVTAAA; translated from the coding sequence ATGCCCTCCTGGCGCGATCCTGACGTCACCGTGGTCGGCGGCGGCATGGCCGGGTGCGAGGCCGCGTGGCAGCTGGCCGAGCTCGGCTTCAAGGTCGCCCTGTGCGAGAGCAAGCCGACCGCGATGTCGCCCGCCCACCAGACCCCGCTCCTGGGTGAGCTGGTGTGCTCGAACTCGCTGCGCAGCGACGACGCCGACACCCCAGCCGGCCTGCTCAAGCGCGAGCTGCGGGCGGCCGGCTCGCTGTTGATGGCGTGCGCGGGGCGGCACCGGGTCCCGGCCGGCGCCGCGCTGGCGGTCGACCGGTTCGGGTTCGGCCGCGCGATCACGGTCGCCCTGGCGATGCACCCCCGCATCCGGATCGAGCGGCGCGCGGTCGACGCCTGGCCCACCGGGCCGGTCGTGGTCGCGACCGGCCCGCTCACCGCCGGGCCGATCGGCGCGCTCATCCGCCGGGAGCTCGGCGGCGACCGCATGTACTTCTACGACGCGATCGCGCCGATCGTCGCGGCCGACTCGATCGATCTCGACCACGCGTTCCGCGCGTCGCGCTGGAACCGCGAGTCGGAGCCCGAGGGCGGTGACAGCGGCGAGGCCTCGGTCGGCGACTACATCAACTGCCCGATCGACAAGCCGACCTACCTCGCGTTCGTGGCGGCGGTGAAGGCCGGGCGCCAGGTCGTGCCGCACGAGTTCGAGGAGCCGCGCTACTTCGAGAGCTGCCTGCCGATCGAGGTGATGGCCGACCGCGGCGAGGACACGCTGCGCTACGGGCCGATGCGGCCGGTCGGCCTGACCGATCCGCGCACCGGGCGCTGGCCGTACGCGGTCGTGCAGCTGCGGCCCGAGAACCGCTACCTCACCGCCTACAACCTGGTCGGGTTCCAGACCCGGCTGGCCTACCCCGAGCAGGCGCGCATCTTCGCGATGGTGCCGGCGCTCGCGCACGCCGAGTGGCTGCGGTTCGGCTCGATCCACCGCAACACCTACGTCGACGCGCCGCGGCTGCTCGGCGACGCGTTCGAGCTCAAGGCCGAGCCGCGGGTCCGGCTCGCCGGGTTGCTGACCGGGGTCGAGGGCTACATCGAGTCGTGCGCGATGGGGCTGGTGTGCGCGCACCTGTTCGCCGACGAGCAGGCCGGGCGATCGCTGGCGCCGCCGCCGCCGACCTCGATGATGGGCGCGCTGTACCAGCACGTGCGCACGCCGCGCGGGCCCAAGGAGCGCTACGGGCCGACCAACGTCAATTTCGGGCTGCTGCCGCCGGCCCCCGGCAACCTCAAGGCCAAGGATCAGCGCCGGCGCGCGCAGCTGGTGCGGGCGATCGCCGACTTCGACGCGTGGGCCGCGGCGCGGCGCGTGGTCACGGCGGCGGCGTGA
- a CDS encoding NAD-dependent epimerase/dehydratase family protein yields the protein MLTLVTGATGLVGNALARRLADGGQRVRALVRDLDRARPILPGVELVRGDITEPASLVPALAGVARVFHAAGMPEQWQRDEGVFDRVNHLGTANVLAAARTAGVARVIYTSTMDVFAAPRGGTLVETNLDPHPKHTAYERSKQAADRAAEAIRADGLDVVHVNPAAVYGPGPVHVALNGVFIRLLTGKMPMVPPGGMSVVYVDGVVDAHLAAADRGVSGERYLVSDGYASNRELCVEIARQAGLRKVPRDAPAWLLRGLAGVSAPLARLFRFSPLIAPGQLTFILWQARVDSAKAQRELGFAPTPLATGVERTLGFLRAEGLVPAAA from the coding sequence ATGCTCACGCTCGTCACGGGTGCCACGGGACTGGTCGGCAACGCGCTGGCGCGGCGCCTCGCCGACGGCGGCCAGCGCGTCCGCGCGCTGGTCCGCGATCTCGACCGGGCCCGCCCGATCCTGCCCGGCGTCGAGCTGGTGCGCGGCGACATCACCGAGCCGGCGTCGCTGGTGCCGGCGCTGGCCGGCGTCGCCCGGGTGTTCCACGCCGCGGGCATGCCCGAGCAGTGGCAGCGCGACGAGGGCGTCTTCGATCGGGTCAACCACCTGGGCACGGCGAACGTGCTGGCCGCGGCCCGGACCGCCGGCGTGGCCCGTGTGATCTACACGTCGACGATGGACGTGTTCGCGGCCCCGCGCGGCGGCACGCTGGTCGAGACCAACCTCGACCCGCACCCGAAGCACACCGCCTACGAGCGCAGCAAGCAGGCCGCCGACCGCGCGGCCGAGGCGATCCGCGCCGACGGGCTCGACGTCGTGCACGTCAACCCGGCCGCGGTCTACGGCCCGGGCCCGGTCCACGTCGCGCTCAACGGCGTGTTCATCCGGCTGCTGACCGGCAAGATGCCGATGGTGCCGCCGGGCGGCATGTCGGTCGTCTACGTCGACGGCGTCGTCGACGCGCACCTGGCCGCCGCCGACCGCGGCGTCAGCGGCGAGCGCTACCTGGTCAGCGACGGCTACGCGTCGAACCGCGAGCTGTGCGTCGAGATCGCGCGCCAGGCCGGCCTGCGCAAGGTGCCGCGCGACGCGCCGGCCTGGCTCCTGCGCGGGCTCGCGGGCGTGAGCGCGCCGCTGGCGCGGCTGTTCCGGTTCAGCCCGCTGATCGCGCCGGGCCAGCTCACGTTCATCCTGTGGCAGGCCCGGGTCGACAGCGCCAAGGCCCAGCGCGAGCTCGGGTTCGCGCCGACGCCGCTGGCGACCGGCGTCGAGCGCACGCTCGGGTTCCTGCGCGCCGAGGGCCTGGTGCCGGCCGCGGCCTGA
- a CDS encoding tyrosine recombinase XerC, giving the protein MDWPTAIASFTSYLASERGYSPRTSAVYLAEVEAFRVGVAARRAPRPPLTPAEVDTIEVRRHLASLFDANRPATIGKKLSALRTFFRFLHKRGVVAGNPAAAIRGPKKRPSLPRALDVDDAFRLVEAPAAGPRPTVRPRGVDEAARAEALALRDAALFEVLYGAGLRVSEACALDHDDLEHDRYGTWTVTVLRGKGGKRRIVPLGDAAVRALAAWRAARAWAPGPAVFVNARGQRLTPRSVQRLTRAWAIASGVTAPATPHAFRHSFATHLLDGGVDLRSIQELLGHASLSSTQVYTKVSLDHLMKVYDAAHPRAHADGEPPTE; this is encoded by the coding sequence ATGGACTGGCCGACCGCGATCGCCTCGTTCACCTCGTACCTCGCGAGCGAGCGCGGCTACTCGCCGCGGACCAGCGCGGTGTACCTGGCCGAGGTCGAGGCCTTCCGCGTCGGCGTCGCCGCCCGGCGCGCGCCGCGGCCGCCGCTGACGCCGGCCGAGGTCGACACGATCGAGGTGCGGCGCCACCTGGCGAGCCTGTTCGACGCCAACCGGCCGGCGACGATCGGCAAGAAGCTGTCGGCGCTGCGCACGTTCTTCCGCTTCCTGCACAAGCGCGGCGTCGTCGCCGGCAACCCGGCCGCGGCGATCCGCGGGCCCAAGAAGCGACCGAGCTTGCCGCGCGCGCTCGACGTCGACGACGCGTTCCGCCTGGTCGAGGCGCCGGCGGCGGGCCCGCGCCCGACGGTGCGCCCGCGCGGCGTCGACGAGGCCGCCCGGGCCGAGGCCCTGGCGCTGCGCGACGCGGCGCTGTTCGAGGTCCTCTACGGCGCCGGCCTGCGCGTGTCCGAGGCGTGCGCGCTCGACCACGACGACCTCGAGCACGATCGCTACGGCACCTGGACCGTCACGGTCCTGCGCGGCAAGGGCGGCAAGCGTCGGATCGTGCCGCTGGGCGACGCCGCGGTGCGCGCGCTCGCCGCGTGGCGCGCGGCCCGGGCGTGGGCGCCGGGCCCGGCGGTGTTCGTCAACGCGCGCGGCCAGCGCCTGACCCCGCGCTCGGTCCAGCGCCTGACCCGGGCCTGGGCCATCGCCAGCGGCGTCACCGCGCCGGCCACGCCCCACGCCTTCCGCCACTCGTTCGCGACCCACCTGCTCGACGGCGGCGTCGACCTGCGCTCGATCCAGGAGCTGCTCGGTCACGCCAGCCTGTCGTCGACCCAGGTCTACACCAAGGTCTCGCTCGATCACCTGATGAAGGTCTACGACGCCGCGCACCCGCGCGCCCACGCCGACGGCGAGCCGCCGACCGAGTGA
- a CDS encoding SDR family oxidoreductase produces the protein MRLLGKLALVFGGTSGIGAAIARAFAKEGASVVAYGRRGRAGAVTRPEAGEVAVAQLDVTDEAAVKARYAELPTPDLVVCAAGTGTFGPIHTATVADLRAMLDTHIVGTFVCAREALRRMQPERRGHIVAIASHVADRTFPDCGGYTAAKAGQRGLMRVLAEEARPYDIRVTTVMPGATDTPIWDDRPGFDRSRMMKPDDLAGLLVAIVARPALAIDEITVTPPAGAL, from the coding sequence ATGAGGCTGCTCGGCAAGCTCGCGCTGGTGTTCGGCGGCACCAGCGGCATCGGCGCGGCGATCGCGCGGGCGTTCGCCAAGGAGGGCGCCAGCGTCGTCGCCTACGGCCGGCGCGGGCGCGCGGGCGCGGTGACGCGGCCCGAGGCGGGCGAGGTCGCCGTGGCCCAGCTCGACGTCACCGACGAGGCCGCGGTCAAGGCCCGCTACGCCGAGCTGCCCACGCCCGACCTGGTCGTGTGCGCCGCCGGCACCGGCACGTTCGGCCCGATCCACACCGCGACCGTCGCCGATCTGCGCGCGATGCTCGACACCCACATCGTCGGCACGTTCGTGTGCGCGCGCGAGGCGCTGCGCCGGATGCAGCCCGAGCGCCGCGGCCACATCGTCGCGATCGCGTCGCACGTCGCCGATCGCACGTTCCCCGACTGCGGCGGCTACACCGCGGCCAAGGCCGGGCAGCGCGGCTTGATGCGGGTGCTGGCCGAGGAGGCGCGCCCGTACGACATCCGCGTCACCACGGTCATGCCGGGCGCGACCGACACGCCGATCTGGGACGATCGGCCCGGGTTCGATCGCAGCCGCATGATGAAGCCCGACGATCTGGCCGGGCTGCTCGTCGCGATCGTCGCGCGGCCGGCGCTGGCGATCGACGAGATCACCGTCACCCCGCCGGCCGGCGCGCTGTAG
- a CDS encoding protein kinase, which produces MSDESLFDAGPRFEVRRQLGAGGMGVVYEAYDRELQEPVALKVLRDADGIWLARFKQEFRSLHDVTHPNLVTFGEFFDGPSEPFFSMELVAGVDLLTHVRRPDVPGGCDLPRLRAALQQLAVGLAALHDVGKVHRDVKPSNILVTAAGRVVLVDFGLVAEVDAAGQSTGGGIVGTVEYMAPEQALSGDVTPAADWYGLGVVLFEALTGALPHAGRSPYEVIMHKHQVTAPAARALAPDTPADLDALCAALLEIDPAQRPGARAVLDRLGVAPTRARAADSTPPGPTSTVAPPFVGRGAELAELRAAYADVRGQPLVCLVEGVSGVGKSQLVDHFLAGLVADDPAAVVLTGRCYEREVVPFKALDGIADDLARHLAHLPATAVAALLPRRAALLGRLFPVLKRVEAIAASPHVPDVPDPHDQRQRMFAALRELFLRLAERGPLVWYIDDLQWTDADSLVLLADLLTHEDRLPVLIVATVRPVDDPTRVALLARIAQLATTRRLHLHELSLDDARALAAQLLPGCSAATLAAVAADAGGHPMLLHELARHVDTADVRSTSTATLEEMLTRRIARLDRPARDLLEVLAVFGGPLAQDVAALAAELPTAIQVKATTALRVAHLVRTDGIRRSDRVVTYHDRVREHVDAQLGTARRRHLHERLALALEQTGAAEHNPRALVRHARAAGRDALAAAYAQAAAGHAVGALAFDQAAEFFAEAIELGVHDDAALRGLRIELATALMHAGRGPEAAATFVEAARGAEPAVRLDCQRQAAEQWIITGHLQQGMAALRSSLDDIGEPAAGSPRRALVRVLWHRARLRLRGTRHARLLESQVPIETLRRLDVLRAVAHGLAMIDNIRGADFNGRYLLLALKTGEVRRLVGALATEVVFLASQAGAAGRQARRLYAELTELAAVCPDRAYARTWVLLADGAASFFEGRFPAAAAALAQAEEVFAAGPRGLTYEKNNTRVFRVHALRMLGAVQQHGALITELVRTGRQRGDRYLETTLQLLQVQSLLARGDVAEARRNIDEVSWTPPQDGYHLQHWYELRARVELALYEGDAAPALARLAGDFAALRRSMLLRVKLVRVDAAYLRGRLVLGGGAHGPTSAPGRAEVRRIIGQLEGEDVGYATVFALLLRAGLGDGSDDDVVRCLRQAIEVAGAHAMAIQLAAARARLAELVGGDEGAALRAEVARYASDNGIVDPARFLAIAAPELRS; this is translated from the coding sequence GTGTCAGACGAGTCCCTGTTCGACGCGGGCCCGCGCTTCGAGGTCCGACGCCAGCTCGGCGCCGGCGGCATGGGCGTGGTCTACGAGGCGTACGATCGCGAGCTCCAGGAGCCGGTCGCGCTGAAGGTGCTGCGGGACGCCGACGGCATCTGGCTGGCGCGCTTCAAGCAAGAGTTCCGGTCGCTGCACGACGTCACCCACCCGAACCTCGTCACGTTCGGCGAGTTCTTCGACGGTCCGAGCGAGCCGTTCTTCTCGATGGAGCTGGTCGCCGGCGTCGACCTGCTCACCCACGTCCGCCGGCCCGACGTGCCGGGCGGCTGCGATCTGCCGCGCCTCCGCGCCGCGCTGCAGCAGCTCGCCGTCGGGCTGGCCGCGCTCCACGACGTGGGCAAGGTCCATCGCGACGTCAAGCCGTCGAACATCCTGGTCACCGCCGCTGGGCGGGTGGTGCTGGTCGACTTCGGGCTGGTGGCCGAGGTCGACGCGGCCGGGCAGTCGACCGGCGGCGGGATCGTCGGGACCGTCGAGTACATGGCGCCAGAGCAGGCGCTGTCGGGCGACGTGACGCCCGCCGCCGACTGGTACGGCCTCGGCGTGGTGCTGTTCGAGGCGCTCACCGGCGCGCTGCCGCACGCGGGGCGCTCGCCGTACGAGGTCATCATGCACAAGCACCAGGTGACGGCGCCCGCGGCCCGGGCGCTCGCGCCGGACACGCCGGCCGACCTCGACGCGCTGTGCGCCGCCTTGCTCGAGATCGATCCCGCGCAGCGCCCCGGCGCCCGGGCCGTCCTCGATCGGCTCGGCGTGGCCCCGACCCGCGCGCGCGCGGCCGACTCGACCCCGCCGGGGCCGACCTCGACCGTGGCGCCGCCGTTCGTCGGGCGCGGCGCCGAGCTGGCCGAGCTGCGCGCCGCCTACGCCGACGTGCGCGGCCAGCCGCTGGTGTGCCTGGTCGAGGGCGTCTCGGGCGTCGGCAAGAGCCAGCTCGTCGACCACTTCCTCGCCGGGCTCGTCGCCGACGATCCCGCGGCGGTGGTCCTGACCGGCCGCTGCTACGAGCGCGAGGTCGTGCCGTTCAAGGCGCTCGACGGGATCGCCGACGACCTCGCGCGTCACCTCGCGCACCTGCCGGCGACCGCCGTGGCCGCGCTGCTGCCGCGCCGCGCGGCGCTGCTGGGGCGCCTGTTCCCGGTGCTCAAGCGGGTCGAGGCCATCGCCGCGTCGCCGCACGTCCCCGACGTGCCCGACCCGCACGACCAGCGCCAGCGCATGTTCGCCGCGCTGCGCGAGCTGTTCCTGCGCCTGGCCGAGCGCGGCCCGCTGGTCTGGTACATCGACGATCTGCAGTGGACCGACGCCGACAGCCTGGTCCTGCTGGCCGACCTGCTCACGCACGAGGACCGGCTGCCGGTGCTCATCGTCGCGACGGTGCGTCCGGTCGACGACCCGACCCGCGTGGCGCTGCTGGCGCGGATCGCGCAGCTCGCGACCACCCGGCGGCTCCACCTGCACGAGCTGTCGCTCGACGACGCGCGCGCGCTGGCCGCGCAGCTCTTGCCCGGGTGCTCCGCGGCGACGCTGGCCGCGGTCGCGGCCGACGCCGGCGGTCACCCGATGTTGCTCCACGAGCTGGCCCGCCACGTCGACACCGCCGACGTCCGCTCGACCTCGACGGCGACGCTCGAGGAGATGCTCACCCGGCGCATCGCCCGGCTCGACCGGCCGGCCCGCGACCTGCTGGAGGTGCTGGCGGTGTTCGGCGGACCGCTGGCCCAGGACGTCGCGGCGCTGGCCGCCGAGCTCCCGACGGCCATCCAGGTCAAGGCGACGACCGCGCTGCGGGTCGCGCACCTGGTGCGCACCGACGGGATCCGTCGCTCGGATCGGGTCGTCACCTACCACGACCGGGTCCGCGAGCACGTCGACGCGCAGCTCGGCACCGCGCGCCGCCGCCACCTGCACGAGCGCCTGGCCCTGGCGCTGGAGCAGACCGGCGCGGCCGAGCACAACCCGCGCGCGCTGGTCCGGCACGCGCGGGCCGCGGGCCGCGACGCGCTGGCGGCGGCGTACGCGCAGGCCGCCGCCGGCCACGCCGTCGGTGCGCTGGCGTTCGATCAGGCCGCCGAGTTCTTCGCCGAGGCGATCGAGCTGGGCGTCCACGACGACGCGGCGTTGCGCGGCCTGCGGATCGAGCTGGCGACCGCGCTGATGCACGCCGGTCGTGGGCCCGAGGCCGCGGCGACGTTCGTCGAGGCCGCGCGCGGGGCCGAGCCGGCCGTCCGCCTCGACTGTCAGCGCCAGGCCGCGGAGCAGTGGATCATCACCGGCCACCTGCAGCAGGGCATGGCGGCGCTGCGCTCGTCGCTCGACGACATCGGCGAGCCGGCCGCGGGCAGCCCGCGGCGCGCGCTGGTGCGGGTGCTCTGGCACCGCGCGCGGCTCCGGCTGCGCGGCACCCGCCACGCGCGGCTCCTCGAGAGCCAGGTCCCGATCGAGACGCTGCGCCGGCTCGACGTGCTGCGCGCGGTCGCCCACGGCCTGGCGATGATCGACAACATCCGCGGCGCCGACTTCAACGGCCGCTACCTGTTGCTGGCCCTCAAGACCGGCGAGGTCCGCCGGCTCGTCGGCGCCCTGGCCACCGAGGTGGTGTTCCTCGCCAGCCAGGCCGGCGCCGCCGGGCGCCAGGCCCGCCGGCTGTACGCCGAGCTGACCGAGCTGGCCGCGGTCTGCCCCGATCGCGCCTACGCCCGGACCTGGGTCTTGCTCGCCGACGGCGCCGCGAGCTTCTTCGAGGGTCGCTTCCCGGCGGCGGCCGCAGCGCTGGCCCAGGCCGAGGAGGTCTTCGCCGCCGGTCCCCGGGGGCTCACCTACGAGAAGAACAACACCCGGGTGTTCCGCGTGCACGCGCTGCGGATGCTGGGCGCGGTGCAACAGCACGGCGCGCTGATCACCGAGCTGGTGCGCACCGGGCGCCAGCGCGGCGATCGCTACCTCGAGACCACGTTGCAGCTGCTCCAGGTGCAGTCGCTGCTGGCCCGCGGCGACGTCGCCGAGGCGCGGCGCAACATCGACGAGGTGTCGTGGACCCCGCCCCAGGACGGCTACCACCTGCAGCACTGGTACGAGCTGCGCGCGCGGGTCGAGCTGGCGCTGTACGAGGGCGACGCGGCGCCGGCGCTCGCGCGCCTCGCCGGCGACTTCGCGGCGCTGCGGCGGTCGATGCTCCTGCGCGTCAAGCTGGTCCGCGTCGACGCCGCCTACCTGCGCGGGCGCCTCGTGCTGGGCGGCGGGGCTCACGGCCCGACGTCGGCGCCGGGCCGCGCCGAGGTCCGCCGGATCATCGGCCAGCTCGAGGGCGAGGACGTCGGCTACGCCACGGTGTTCGCGCTGCTGCTGCGCGCCGGGCTGGGCGACGGCTCCGATGACGACGTCGTGCGGTGCTTGCGCCAGGCGATCGAGGTCGCCGGCGCGCACGCGATGGCGATCCAGCTCGCCGCCGCGCGGGCGCGCCTGGCCGAGCTCGTCGGCGGCGACGAGGGCGCGGCGCTGCGCGCGGAGGTCGCGCGCTACGCCAGCGACAACGGCATCGTCGATCCGGCGCGGTTCCTGGCGATCGCGGCGCCCGAGCTGCGATCCTGA
- the tpx gene encoding thiol peroxidase, whose product MRAPLLSPALLLAACSSSSVDEADVVAYLKAKPVDQRARIVAAADGRTRVTGVIARGDTPLTLLGPTLEVGAAIPDVTIVDSALAPLRLADLRGQVVVLSVVPSIDTRVCESQTHHVSDAIPQLPAGTVVITVSRDLPFAQQRFAEEAHTETRMASDYHGGGFGRGFGLAVEESGLLARSTWVIGKDGTVAYRELVADQTTEPAYEPLIAAAVAAAAP is encoded by the coding sequence ATGCGCGCCCCGCTCCTCAGCCCTGCCCTGCTGCTCGCCGCCTGCTCGTCGTCGTCGGTCGACGAGGCCGACGTGGTCGCCTACCTCAAGGCCAAGCCGGTCGACCAACGCGCGCGGATCGTGGCTGCGGCCGACGGTCGGACCCGCGTGACCGGGGTGATCGCCCGCGGCGACACGCCGCTGACCTTGCTCGGCCCGACGCTCGAGGTCGGCGCCGCGATCCCCGACGTGACGATCGTCGACAGCGCGCTGGCGCCGCTGCGCCTGGCCGACCTCCGGGGCCAGGTGGTCGTGCTGTCGGTGGTGCCGTCGATCGACACCCGCGTGTGCGAGTCGCAGACCCACCACGTCAGCGACGCGATCCCCCAGCTCCCCGCCGGCACCGTGGTCATCACGGTCAGCCGCGACCTGCCGTTCGCCCAGCAGCGGTTCGCCGAGGAGGCCCACACCGAGACCCGGATGGCCTCGGACTACCACGGCGGCGGCTTCGGCCGCGGCTTCGGCCTCGCGGTCGAGGAGTCGGGCCTGCTCGCGCGCTCGACCTGGGTGATCGGCAAGGACGGCACCGTCGCCTACCGCGAGCTGGTCGCCGACCAGACCACCGAGCCCGCCTACGAGCCGCTGATCGCCGCGGCCGTGGCCGCCGCGGCGCCGTGA
- a CDS encoding DUF302 domain-containing protein: MPTRTSLTFDQALTRVPEALKAEGFGVLTEVDVTSTLKAKLGVDFRRYRILGACNPTLAHRALSTNLAAGTMMPCSVAVYEDDDGTATVVAIDPAQTAAAGSPELVAIMGEVRERLGRVIAALG; encoded by the coding sequence ATGCCCACCCGCACCTCGCTCACGTTCGACCAGGCGCTCACGCGCGTGCCCGAGGCGCTCAAGGCCGAGGGCTTCGGCGTGCTGACCGAGGTCGACGTGACCAGCACGCTCAAGGCCAAGCTCGGCGTCGACTTCCGCCGCTACCGGATCCTCGGCGCCTGCAACCCGACGCTCGCGCACAGGGCGCTGTCGACCAACCTCGCCGCCGGCACGATGATGCCGTGCTCGGTCGCGGTCTACGAGGACGACGACGGCACCGCGACCGTGGTCGCGATCGACCCGGCCCAGACCGCCGCCGCCGGCTCGCCCGAGCTGGTCGCGATCATGGGCGAGGTGCGCGAGCGCCTCGGCCGCGTGATCGCGGCGCTGGGGTAG